Genomic segment of Zingiber officinale cultivar Zhangliang chromosome 11B, Zo_v1.1, whole genome shotgun sequence:
ggttagcgcatgagATATTGTTACCGTGAGTGGATTGGACTGTCTGCGATAGCATGCGACGAACGTCCCTAGTGTCAGGCCTCTGGTTGGGGTCATCGTAGGTGCAGAAACACGCGACCTTCAGCACCAGAAGCATCTGCTCCTCGAACCCTTTCCCTTGCAAGTTTTCGTCGATCGCCGCCGCAAACTCCTCATCGGAGCTCGCCACCACCCGCCGGACCCAACTCACTAGGCTCATTTCCTCaatctcctccaagaacttgtcgCTCGGGAACCTCCCCGTCACCAGCACCGCCAGAATCACGCCGAAGCTGTACACGTCGCACTTGTCCGTACAGACCAGCGTCTGGTAGTACTCCGGCGCGATGTATCCCATCGTGCCCACCAGGTTGTTGGACCGCGAGGTCCATCCGCTCCCGCCGCCGCCGTTGCCGCCGCTCAGCATTTTGGCGAGCCCGAAGTCGGCGATGCGCGGGATGAAGTGACGGTCGAGTAGGATGTTGGCGGGCTTGAGATCGCGGTGGATGACCCGCGGCCAGTGCACCGCGTGGAGGTACTCTAGGCCGGCGGCGATGCCCAGCGCGATCCTCTGGCGGATCGGCCAATCGAGCGCCGCCCCGCGCCGCCGGAGGAGGTCGTGCAGAGAACCGTGCGGCATGTACTCGTAGACGAGGTAGTGGCAGCGGGGTGGGCTCGGAATGTGCGCCAGCAGGCGGAGGAGGTTGGGGTGGCGCATGTAACCCACCGTCCGGATCTCCGACTGCACTTGCCGCATGCGGCAGTGGAACCCCTCGGGCTCCTCTTGGCCGTCGGCGGGCAGATCGATCTTTTTGATGGCGACGCGCAGCGGCCGGTCGCGGAGAAGGAGCTCAGCTTCGTAGACCTCGCCGCAGCCACCGCGGCCGATGACCTTGCCGGGGCGGGGAACGCCGTCCTGCTGGAGTTGATGGATGAAGAGGTCGAACTCCGGCCCGCGGAGCATCGGGCCGAAGACCATCGGAGCGTCTCCCGCCGGCTCCTCTCCCTCCAGGACAGTGACTCTACTGACGAGGGTGCAGCCGGCGAAAAAGAATCTCCGGAGGAGGAGCAGGGAGCgccagaggaggaagaggaggatccCAACGGCGAAACCAACGAAGAAGGCAGCGATGGCGTCCAGATAAAGAGGGTGTTGCAGGAAGAATTGTCTCCCCGGATGTGGCAGCTTTTCAGGAGCTGTTTCTGCTTCGCCGGTGAATCGCCTCATGCTCGTTAGTCTTGCGAAAGTGGAGCTGGCAgggaataaaaaatagaagaaaaaagaaTCATAATTTAAATCTTACGATTTTCAAATGTAATATAAGAACGGACAGTCCACGAAATTTTTGGGAAAAGATTTATTGTTCCtagtcttattttattttttataaaagattattttcaaaatttaaacattaatcTTTTAGTcacatgataataattttatcttTGTACTAAGAtccttttctaatttcaaatgtaATATGCTAAATTTATTCGGTAGAGAATTAGGTCGTCTGATCATATTTAGAGCTGTTAATTTGGATTAGATCCGTCCGGTTGGTCCGTCCCGTCAAATAATTTAAGCATATTGGGTTAGaactttatcaacccaagtccatcgTGAGCCGACCCGCTTAGGCCCGTGATCCATGACGGGTTTGGGTTAACTCGCGGGTTGAGAAATACatgtaaactaagttttatgtcattttattatttctttattataattttaaaataaaaataatacttttcatcCGATATAAGTTTTTATTTacgttcatttatatttaaaatatatatttatggatatatttaattgattaatttttttcgaagtaaaacgttgaagatataaaatacttattaatttttttaaaaaaaattaatggggCCGCAAATTGGTCGGTCAAATTCAGAATCCGTCTTGAATTGAGTTGGGTTGAAAATTTTTTAATCCACCATATTAATAGGTCAGCCCATCCCGTCCCGTTAAATGATTGATCCGCCATAGGCTGACTCATCCCGTTACGAATTGACTCATGTGACGGCTCTAATCACATTGAATTATAAATGGAGAGGCAATAAATGCAGTcttcagaaaaaaaaattctacaatgCGGAAGAGTCGGAGACGCTACGGTGGACAATGACGAGGGAAGACTAGTGAGAGCAGAGGAAGCCCTCGCCACTACTGCAGTGGTAATGACTTTAGGAAAAGAGGATCAAAATTAGTATCCTAATAAAACTTTAACACCTGAATTACGAGTTaagatttagtttttttattcaaTCTTAATGATTCACTAGTCCATGATTTAACTATCAGATTTACTATTTTTAGTTTTGGCCATTTACTAGCCAATATTAGAGATTCTATTATTAAATTAGTTTATGTCAAGGATGAATTGAGTGAGGCCATTCAATCAAGTGAGCCAACAAAATATTGCTATACAgatgtttttctttaatttattacttgCAGAATTCCTGAAAATTAAACagagaaataaaaaatatatatttgtttCATTTAGGAAACTATATGTCATTGtcagagaaataaataaatatttatattatttcAGGTATTAAACTAAAATCAAAATAAAGTATGGATTTTAAACTAAAAAGATATGTTatgtcatttaatttaatttcgtgACGATGACATTCTTTGTGGTGGACTTCTAATTTCCAAGTCAAAGTCTAGTGTGCACTTTCCGAATTTCGACTAACGCGTGGAATTGTCGAAGATGAATTATTGTcacttaatttaaatattatataGATGCTGTCTTGCTATTACTTTTCCTTTGGaggaaaactttaaaaagttaaattaaatgaCATTAATTCATCTTCCGTAATTCATGGTGCATTTGATCTATATAATGTCTTAGGACATATCACATAAGCCCTACAGAAAATTAGAGAGGTAAATGAATCAAACAGTTCACGAACTATTCGAAATTTGATTCTGTAAaaagttcgttcgtttatcttatcgagttgaacttgagctcgaaatcgagctcgataGTTTTATCGAactgagctcgagcttaaggatattcggctcgtgagctcacgaacatgttcgtttatagactCACGAGCtaaaaaaatgagccttaaaccgagccaaaaaataagctttaaaacgagccaaaaaaacgagctttaaaataaactttaaaatgagccaaaaaacgaactctaaaacgagccaaaaacgaaCTCTAAACGAGTCcgaaaacgagcccgagctcgcttaacgagttaggctcgttaactttgataattgaACTAATAACGAGTCAaactcgaactgttcgcgagcttgataattctaaaacgagccgagctcgaaccttATAATAAAAACTCAATTCGAACTCgaacccgaatataacttaaacgagtcaAACTCGAGCCTAACTAGTTAACGATGAACTATAAATTAACGATGAACTATAAATTCATCTTACAATTTACCACTCttgatataatttaaaaataaactataaaaaatatataaactaagtataattatCTTTTACTACAATATAAAATACCTtagtaatttctttttctatcgtgtgagg
This window contains:
- the LOC122034277 gene encoding leucine-rich repeat receptor-like serine/threonine/tyrosine-protein kinase SOBIR1 gives rise to the protein MRRFTGEAETAPEKLPHPGRQFFLQHPLYLDAIAAFFVGFAVGILLFLLWRSLLLLRRFFFAGCTLVSRVTVLEGEEPAGDAPMVFGPMLRGPEFDLFIHQLQQDGVPRPGKVIGRGGCGEVYEAELLLRDRPLRVAIKKIDLPADGQEEPEGFHCRMRQVQSEIRTVGYMRHPNLLRLLAHIPSPPRCHYLVYEYMPHGSLHDLLRRRGAALDWPIRQRIALGIAAGLEYLHAVHWPRVIHRDLKPANILLDRHFIPRIADFGLAKMLSGGNGGGGSGWTSRSNNLVGTMGYIAPEYYQTLVCTDKCDVYSFGVILAVLVTGRFPSDKFLEEIEEMSLVSWVRRVVASSDEEFAAAIDENLQGKGFEEQMLLVLKVACFCTYDDPNQRPDTRDVRRMLSQTVQSTHGNNISCANH